Proteins encoded together in one Amblyomma americanum isolate KBUSLIRL-KWMA chromosome 1, ASM5285725v1, whole genome shotgun sequence window:
- the LOC144097500 gene encoding uncharacterized protein LOC144097500, with amino-acid sequence MSNSSLCVHETHIRPVIGVIQQQGKDDEPRIEVGEVTLGTDNVLAGSLTVYGGGQYHIKTTVSDEVANYEITDEKGQTRNILVAVPKPPVEKIKFERRIILENGVETIEEYQNNKMVRRIVDGNEVPVADKGDDKK; translated from the coding sequence ATGAGCAACTCCAGCCTCTGCGTGCACGAGACGCACATCCGGCCCGTGATCGGCGTCATCCAGCAGCAGGGCAAGGACGACGAGCCGCGCATCGAGGTGGGCGAGGTGACGCTGGGCACCGACAACGTGCTGGCGGGCAGCCTGACCGTGTACGGCGGCGGCCAGTACCACATCAAGACCACCGTGTCGGACGAGGTGGCCAACTACGAGATCACCGACGAGAAGGGCCAGACGCGAAACATCCTCGTCGCCGTCCCCAAGCCCCCGGTCGAGAAGATCAAGTTCGAGCGCCGCATCATCCTCGAGAACGGCGTGGAGACCATCGAGGAGTACCAGAACAACAAGATGGTGCGCCGCATCGTCGACGGCAACGAAGTGCCGGTCGCCGACAAGGGCGACGACAAGAAGTAG